In a single window of the Ficedula albicollis isolate OC2 unplaced genomic scaffold, FicAlb1.5 N00443, whole genome shotgun sequence genome:
- the ARHGEF10L gene encoding rho guanine nucleotide exchange factor 10-like protein — protein sequence MNKVRKRMGMRRRMRKSKMKVRRMRKRRPLSCRSGRPISVMVVFITPSPLSKICWVNRLHLAKIGLRDENQPGWLCPDEDRKSRAPFWCPILCCHIPAFSSKALDLQLGAAVHNPVHSSLLGFSAVSTSLPQGFLWVSKAQTPGFGIIWGVAFGVWDYLGVEISSLLVYGSVDSGTPCLQRCRVPGSPPVLRLRHSYPVPRGFMGCSGWGRALIPFPLSRSQRVYGMFWVGSGPDPIPVIPFPEGLWDAGAVRMLRVGSGPVRALLALEESLWASSQNLVSVLSTPELQSQHCFEAHPEPAAAVTLMVRAGSGVWMAFAQGSSIRLFHTETREHLQEINVATRTTLLQPGQKLVHVTSLLLCQGSLWVGTDLGIIVLLPVPRLEPFPKIPGKGMVSLNGHAGPVQFLALALSTLAPDALRAEQDEPDEAEEEKSPDPEGLPPQEMRKKGILLQYRLRSTAHLPGQLLSVREAAPGAPGTPGHAEEDGSIYELADDPDVWVRSRPCSRDSSRKEISSVAIVSGGRGYRDFRAESARRSGDADSSLLIWQLPLAL from the exons ATGAATAAGGTGAGGAAGAGAatggggatgaggaggaggatgaggaagagcAAGATGAAggtgaggaggatgaggaagaggag GCCGCTGTCCTGCAGGTCGGGGCGCCCCATCAGTGTCATGGTGGTGTTcatcacccccagccccctcagcaaGATCTGCTGGGTGAACCGGCTGCACCTGGCCAAGATCGGCCTGC GGGACGAGAACCAGCCGGGCTGGCTCTGCCCCGACGAGGACAGGAAGAGCCGAGCTCCCTTCTGGTGCCCCATCCTGTGCTGCCACATTCCAGCCTTCTCCTCCAAAGCCTTGGATctgcag CTCGGAGCCGCTGTCCACAATCCCGTCCATTCCTCACTCCTGGGGTTCTCAGCTGtcagcacctccctgccccagggcttcCTGTGGGTGAGCAAAGCCCAAACTCCGGGATTTGGGATTATTTGGGGTGTggcatttggggtttgggattaTTTGggg gTGGAGATCTCCAG cctgctggtGTACGGCAGCGTGGATTCGGGAACTCCGTGCCTGCAGCGCTGCCGCGTCCCGGGCTCGCCGCCCGTCCTGCGCCTCCgacaca GTTATCCCGTTCCCAGAGGGTTTATGGGATGTTCTGGGTGGGGTCGGGCCCTGATCCCATTCCCGTTATCCCGTTCCCAGAGGGTTTATGGGATGTTCTGGGTGGGGTCGGGCCCTGATCCCATTCCCGTTATCCCGTTCCCAGAGGGTTTATGGGATGCGGGCGCGGTGCGGATGCTCCGGGTGGGTTCGGGCCCCGTGCGGGCGCTGCTGGCGCTGGAGGAGTCGCTCTGGGCCAGTTCCCAGAACCTCGTCAGTGTCCTGAgcactccagagctgcagagccag CACTGTTTCGAGGCGCACCCCGAGCCCGCGGCGGCCGTGACGCTGATGGTGCGGGCGGGCAGCGGCGTGTGGATGGCGTTTGCCCAGGGCTCCTCCATCCGCCTCTTCCACACCGAGACCCGCGAGCACCTCCAGGAGATCAACGTGGCCACCAGGaccaccctgctgcagcccg GGCAGAAGCTCGTGCACGTCACCagcctcctgctgtgccagggctcgCTCTGGGTGGGGACAGATCTGGGAATCATCGTCCTGCTGCCCGTGCCACGCCTGGAGCCATTCCCAAAAA TTCCAGGGAAGGGGATGGTGTCCCTGAACGGCCACGCCGGCCCCGTGCAGTTCCTGGCGCTGGCTCTGAGCACTTTGGCCCCCGACGCGCTCCGGGCCGAGCAGGACGAGCCCGACGAGGCCGAGGAGGAGAAATCCCCGGATCCGGAGGGGCTCCCGCCGCAGGAAATGcggaaaaaagggattttgttACAATACCGGCTGCGCTCCACGGCGCACCTGCCCGGCCAGCTGCTCTCCGTGCGGGAAGCGGCGCCAGGAGCGCCGGGAACGCCGGGACACGCCGAGGAGGACGGATCCATCTACGAGCTGGCCGACGATCCCGACGTGTGGGTGCGGAGCCGGCCCTGCTCCCGGGATTCTTCCCGCAAGGAAATCTCCTCCGTGGCCATCGTCTCCGGAGGCCGCggctac cgggATTTCCGGGCGGAATCCGCGCGCCGCTCCGGAGACGCCGACAGCTCCTTGCTCATCTGGCAGCTCCCGCTGGCGCTGTGA
- the LOC101816681 gene encoding histidine-rich protein PFHRP-III-like, with translation MGPSLWVGFAQWHGHDSNASFHHGCNSNASFHHGCNSNASFHHGCNSNASFHHGCNSNASFHHGCNSNASFHHGCNSNASFHHGCNSNASFHHGCNSNASFHHGCNSNASFHHGCNSNASFHHGCNSNASFHHGCNSNASFHHGCNSNASFHHGCNSNASFHHGCNSNASFHHGCNSNASFHHGCNSNASFHHGCNSNASFHHGCNSNASFHHGCNSNASFHHGCNSNASFHHGCNSNASFHHGCNSNASFHHGCNSNASFHHGCNSNASFHHGCNSNASFHHGCNSNTRGSNILFHRVPHSNIHHSNIHHYNTHHSNFHHSNNHHSTTSTIPTSIITTPTIPTSTIPSFQQPLLYHGHHSNICHSTTAIIPRPMAPTSPSTAPVLNAGPPGEAGAGPALRPT, from the exons ATGGGGCCATCACTTTGGGTTGGCTTTGCCCAGTGGCATGGCCATGATTCCAACGCCTCCTTCCACCACGGCTGTAATTCCAACGCCTCCTTCCACCACGGCTGTAATTCCAACGCCTCCTTCCACCACGGCTGTAATTCCAACGCCTCCTTCCACCACGGCTGTAATTCCAACGCCTCCTTCCACCACGGCTGTAATTCCAACGCCTCCTTCCACCACGGCTGTAATTCCAACGCCTCCTTCCACCACGGCTGTAATTCCAACGCCTCCTTCCACCACGGCTGTAATTCCAACGCCTCCTTCCACCACGGCTGTAATTCCAACGCCTCCTTCCACCACGGCTGTAATTCCAACGCCTCCTTCCACCACGGCTGTAATTCCAACGCCTCCTTCCACCACGGCTGTAATTCCAACGCCTCCTTCCACCACGGCTGTAATTCCAACGCCTCCTTCCACCACGGCTGTAATTCCAACGCCTCCTTCCACCACGGCTGTAATTCCAACGCCTCCTTCCACCACGGCTGTAATTCCAACGCCTCCTTCCACCACGGCTGTAATTCCAACGCCTCCTTCCACCACGGCTGTAATTCCAACGCCTCCTTCCACCACGGCTGTAATTCCAACGCCTCCTTCCACCACGGCTGTAATTCCAACGCCTCCTTCCACCACGGCTGTAATTCCAACGCCTCCTTCCACCACGGCTGTAATTCCAACGCCTCCTTCCACCACGGCTGTAATTCCAACGCCTCCTTCCACCACGGCTGTAATTCCAACGCCTCCTTCCACCACGGCTGTAATTCCAACGCCTCCTTCCACCACGGCTGTAATTCCAACGCCTCCTTCCACCACGGCTGTAATTCCAACACCCGTGGCTCCAACATCCTCTTCCACCGTGTCCCCCATTCCAACATCCACCATTCCAACATCCATCATTACAACACCCACCATTCCAACTTCCACCATTCCAACAACCACCATTCCACCACATCCACCATTCCAACATCCATCATTACAACACCCACCATTCCAACTTCCACCATTCCATCATTCCAACAGCCACTGCTCTACCATGGCCACCATTCCAACATCTGCCATTCCACCACAGCCATCATTCCAAGACCCATGGCCCCAACATCCCCTTCCACT GCGCCGGTGTTGAACGCGGGACCCCCGGGGGAGGCAGGAGCGGGGCCTGCCCTGAGACCAACCTGA